The following proteins are co-located in the Komagataeibacter sp. FNDCF1 genome:
- a CDS encoding DUF4347 domain-containing protein — MRLILEQRYLFDGSVAHVSHYHGTDRHHDHQGENAHDAPVVDEAVGALPDLPATSGVNRAMHERDGGKKDSFTDIVFVDSRVSDWRELTASLGDNVGVVVVDNTRDGMSVVSRVLSHQHDLSSVSFLTYGQAGQIALGSTTINAATLMADSTQVAQWGDALGAKGQILFWGCDVGQGAAGQALVEDLHILTGAGVAASTDATGLGVLGGDWTLERTAGLDGNAVDTPFSAAAEAGYDSVLDSPTATVTIASPTDTSNLLGNAFSQTITFSNSAQAGVGYAPFVEIFAPTNTTQDTPLTSVKYLGQSLSTKAVTLVEVDGKVGAYNPYSSGTDGKPQFVQAPAGFQAGDTMYVVSLPFGSYTPKQPTLALTAEFANNTTESVKTPTGAGDPVTIAVAGGYQYGADALNDPGTDPTIQGAAVTNTVDQNLVQVTAGILTAPRGEDEVPTGPDYPATYEVTVTPAEVTQGNAIKNMTLNVTLPDSVNYNNSPITLTGADGSTISGTATYVPPADGSKEGGSVKITLDSVAYSASAPYRIDIPVYVGQTDAAGNSILNASGGTTSPTTIPGATISYAGTWTPPVAEGQTATAVALDQTVDTSPTTFQAKAFAVQETDTITNADGSATGLPAGQVMPGDTITHDIHIENSDYYSSTGMVVTTTLSDGQALQPGTNPTFTYTDATGTSRTVQLGSAYWSATPGENGQTVVKMNIAQYLADNNLPAMGKGRQDTISYASTVLDNYTATNTPVTEGDTIGSQVSVSAQATGPDGTTSQVQDGSGSTLSVPEGTTGLKVVAINGVAVDGTDTPVIHAGDNVTYEATYTLQTGTYTDLNLSSYLPLPLYDTSNPTGNGDSAFTAATGTDLAQQAAGTYSVVSVPNGVDPSRITVSTQSATNSISFDMGNSDTLATSDAGKQVAVLFTLKATSSPFADGLSLTSQEQSTLTNGQDTQTAQSTLQSVTVGEPAAVIKTGVVSVMNGASADRSVTYTPQATGEGTDTDPTTTFNVAGSGGGAYTSVPADGVSGLGAVNDLNATGAEGGDTVRIASTVENTGSAGMYDLTVSGTLPTGFSTADVKNFQITRPDGTVVYSSAADAATAASSYFTTGGLTIPATSATDPVLARGQDLTITYDLALPTGQNLGDTLVASATVVNFGNSAGAVAQGDGFVTNHVPIGGQASDLTDPASITLQAPTISKTIGPSNLPENDGVDTATSSGTIVSGETRTTTIAVTVPEGTLSNGEGDVTVVETLPAGMDYAGGFTATLTGVSASGVDSSGHLPAPTAVRNADGTTTLTFDLGKTVTNSSSAPGTITLAYNGYYGENNAPANAATITSSAVLNYSVHDDTATVDGPDNTSTVAEQAGPADVTVTERKPSLTETITDDTNGQALYSGQQVTYTLKLSNNGDVTAYDIDHAITLPSDLTGVTITGGGQTITVAAGQTSVALSQLAALAPTDAPVTYTITGTVASDLPAGTKLAVTDDYTWHSAPKSNEFMPPSGSSSGSGGAPVTPQDVPEAFKGTVSDAPAVGNFTSVLDIVGESNATTSGISPTTPVTAADTVPGDRITLQGEVSIPEGQNQAVTLTLTVPDNVQLDPTSLRLLLASPNGEITSTSPGSAEQYTEGTTPALTMYDGGKTFALTAAAEAALNGTGAAITGVTTDSSGQTVLTINLGTVTNNDTSPVPNYAIIQVAGTVLNTTANKDGNAAFSESLTASTSPTSTSTPISTSPSTVSETVREPAVTLGKAVTAINYTDDTVTFTDTLTNTGDATAYDVALNDPLVAKQETVDGAVAATGAGTVDTRINASGSVAGADADGVTTSGLTLAAGASETVTYTVKLSDLTAGLAQTTTSVTWESLAGAQPATAGGTEQSRDGSAGQNGTTGTNPADTYERSVTMGLGTLSGQIWQALGNTPGIYDSAIDTPLKGVDVMVTARGQDGTYATGLVQTGIQTDDKGDYVALVPVYGTPASSLSMAEIDVPTTGGTSGVPAGETEVYNHDGGVTSATTVVSPDADSTSGISATHADLAYELPDTAPTIAGWQDTTPHATTAGTATALGDGGVTVDDHELDTLTTQESGTYTYAGTMLTVQRYVDGKAAPSATDSFGAAGTDVSMVGGQVSVSGIAIGTYTETGGVLQFTFNANATRTNIATLAQDLTYTYTPTASDPATQLDVTLGATFSDGNTNLAGQQATTGAQGTGGVQTSAPMFTQVSVGGATFATTFTEPNDAPATTAEISLGSHISVEDASGTGTGSIRQVVVQIGSATAEDVLAATTAGGITASRDSATGTLTLTAGATTTLRDWQGTLASLTYYDSSDTPVAGSRNVSISVYENGTSAPIVTNGTITVTAVNDSPVLDPSVPVALNDAQEDSAPPQGAVGTAVSRLVGYAGATGGAGNVTDPDGAGLTGQGVAGATAQPGIAITSADATHGTWWYSTDNGSTWTEFAGSGVSNGVGAGNVLHLIDNGQARVYFQSTDPNWNGKVNDALTFRAWDQFDGAANGSISALPAVAGLGTGINTPGSAYSSATDSVALMDDNVNDAPNVVADNSNPDAAPVTGDQPASWQVTEDTPQSATVQGLFGGYFSDRTDQQENATNPDGSTANTMAGVAVVGYTPTAAGTWSYSTDGGRTWTPLSASVSTTDALVLSRDAQLQFTPAANYNGQPASGDDLKVVLIDNSGASSGSPVLVGANGQALTTADGTPLTGAALDSGTMAVAGADVSMRGGQTALSVGTVDLSTAVTPVNDPPAMAAGPYTLPDVTSNGADGANTGATVAGLYSDAVQDGSDAQQGTADPTGSTADHLGGVAITGNTANPATEGTWQYSTDGGRTWTAVPADVSGSNALVLGDQAKLRFDPVPNFTGTPGSLTTKVVETSTDVPITGTSNGIATSVTGQALDGTATALTGVNITQMQHDHSNGSVSTNSQPLTVTVTPDSHVAVAIPPGLEDQTGTKETVSQLFTSTDPNGLGGVAITGDATPPNEGTWMYSVAGGAAQALPGGLSATNALVLPKDAQVWFQPAPNFNGDPSNIALTATVIDNTAATAFTGADGKAVAGNAITGAATGVDVSQTGGGTALDTTSVRVTTGVIPVNDAPVASGSATLPSEYTSRQDVKGDSVASLFGPTFSDQTDQQRSASNPDGSVADHLQGIAIVGNTANPTTQGTWQYSTDGGRTWQDVGTSVSATAALVLPAGAELHFAAVTGFTGMPGGLSAALVETGSTLAAGNAAHVVDVSALMADETSHVSQSPVMLNTNVTQQEGNPALSGSTLNNDLSSSNLLKTSVEDAFENEFQRGFGVAHQTWIRGTSLYRFVTTNQHYDVDVPAGAFISSDGTDLNLTITARQAGGAPLPDWVSFDADRRCFSMTAPDDATGSIDLTLVGRDEYGHEAEVDVHVVIGHEHPAWQMADDPSVPRAVEQAMQVVEQDMNWLAFNPDFHRGSHHAAEPAPGKKGLRAQMRQIGQRAAHARSRDLINH; from the coding sequence ATGCGTCTGATTCTTGAGCAGAGATATCTTTTTGATGGCAGTGTGGCGCATGTTTCCCATTACCACGGGACGGACAGGCATCACGACCATCAGGGGGAAAATGCCCATGATGCGCCTGTTGTGGATGAAGCTGTCGGCGCCTTGCCCGATCTGCCCGCAACCTCTGGTGTCAATCGGGCGATGCATGAGCGCGATGGTGGAAAAAAAGACAGTTTTACCGATATCGTTTTTGTAGATTCCCGGGTCAGCGACTGGCGCGAACTCACGGCCTCGCTGGGCGATAACGTGGGCGTGGTTGTGGTGGACAATACGCGTGATGGCATGTCCGTCGTCTCGCGCGTGCTGTCGCACCAGCACGACCTCAGCAGTGTCAGCTTCCTTACCTACGGACAGGCAGGCCAGATCGCGCTTGGCAGCACGACCATCAATGCCGCCACTCTCATGGCGGACAGCACGCAGGTGGCGCAGTGGGGCGATGCACTGGGGGCGAAGGGGCAGATCCTGTTCTGGGGCTGCGACGTGGGGCAGGGTGCTGCCGGGCAGGCACTGGTCGAGGACCTGCATATCCTGACCGGCGCGGGCGTTGCCGCCTCGACCGATGCCACGGGCCTTGGCGTGCTGGGGGGGGACTGGACACTGGAGCGCACGGCAGGACTGGACGGCAATGCGGTGGACACGCCGTTCTCTGCCGCGGCCGAGGCCGGTTATGACAGCGTACTCGACAGCCCGACGGCCACAGTCACCATTGCCAGCCCCACCGATACCAGCAATCTGCTGGGCAATGCCTTTTCCCAGACCATAACCTTTTCCAACAGCGCGCAGGCCGGGGTGGGCTACGCGCCCTTTGTCGAGATATTTGCGCCGACCAACACCACGCAGGATACCCCACTTACCTCCGTCAAGTATCTGGGCCAGAGCCTGTCCACCAAGGCGGTCACGCTTGTCGAGGTTGACGGCAAGGTCGGGGCCTACAATCCGTACAGCAGCGGCACGGATGGCAAGCCGCAGTTCGTGCAGGCACCTGCGGGCTTCCAGGCGGGCGATACCATGTACGTGGTTTCCCTGCCGTTTGGCAGTTACACGCCAAAGCAGCCGACCCTTGCGCTGACGGCGGAGTTTGCCAATAACACGACCGAATCCGTCAAGACGCCCACGGGCGCGGGCGACCCCGTTACCATTGCTGTGGCCGGTGGCTACCAGTATGGCGCCGATGCGCTCAACGATCCCGGCACCGACCCGACCATCCAGGGGGCTGCCGTCACCAATACCGTTGACCAGAATCTCGTGCAGGTGACCGCCGGTATCCTTACCGCGCCGCGTGGCGAGGATGAGGTGCCCACCGGCCCGGATTATCCCGCCACCTACGAGGTGACCGTCACCCCCGCCGAAGTGACGCAGGGCAACGCCATCAAGAACATGACGCTGAATGTCACCCTGCCTGACAGCGTCAATTACAACAACAGCCCCATTACCCTGACCGGGGCCGATGGCTCGACCATCAGCGGCACGGCCACCTATGTGCCGCCCGCCGACGGCTCAAAGGAAGGCGGGTCGGTCAAGATTACGCTCGATAGCGTGGCCTACAGCGCAAGTGCGCCCTACAGGATTGATATTCCGGTCTATGTGGGCCAGACGGATGCAGCGGGAAATTCGATTCTCAATGCCTCTGGCGGCACGACATCGCCCACCACCATTCCGGGCGCCACCATATCCTATGCCGGCACCTGGACCCCGCCCGTGGCGGAAGGGCAGACAGCCACGGCCGTTGCGCTGGACCAGACGGTGGACACATCGCCCACCACGTTCCAGGCCAAGGCCTTCGCGGTGCAGGAGACGGATACGATCACGAATGCGGATGGCAGTGCCACCGGCCTGCCCGCCGGGCAGGTCATGCCCGGCGATACCATCACGCATGACATCCATATCGAGAATTCGGATTACTATTCCAGCACAGGCATGGTGGTCACCACCACGCTGAGTGATGGGCAGGCCCTGCAGCCGGGTACGAACCCCACCTTTACCTATACCGATGCCACCGGCACGTCCCGTACCGTGCAGCTGGGCAGCGCCTACTGGTCGGCCACGCCGGGCGAGAACGGGCAGACCGTGGTGAAAATGAACATTGCCCAGTATCTGGCCGATAACAACCTGCCAGCCATGGGTAAAGGCAGGCAGGACACGATCAGCTATGCCAGCACGGTGCTCGATAATTATACCGCCACCAACACCCCGGTGACCGAAGGCGATACGATCGGCAGTCAGGTCAGTGTCAGCGCGCAGGCAACAGGCCCCGATGGCACGACCTCGCAGGTGCAGGATGGTTCAGGCAGCACGCTTTCCGTGCCCGAGGGCACGACGGGGCTGAAGGTCGTGGCCATCAATGGCGTTGCCGTTGATGGCACGGATACGCCTGTCATCCACGCGGGTGACAACGTGACCTACGAGGCAACCTATACCCTCCAGACCGGCACCTATACTGACCTGAACCTCTCGTCCTATCTGCCCCTGCCGCTCTATGACACGAGCAACCCCACGGGCAACGGTGATTCCGCGTTCACGGCTGCCACCGGCACGGACCTGGCCCAGCAGGCGGCTGGCACCTACAGCGTGGTGAGCGTGCCAAACGGTGTCGATCCGAGCCGGATCACGGTCTCGACGCAGTCCGCGACCAACAGCATCAGCTTCGATATGGGCAACAGCGACACGCTCGCCACCAGTGATGCCGGCAAGCAGGTGGCCGTGCTGTTTACCCTCAAGGCAACATCAAGCCCCTTTGCCGATGGCCTGAGCCTGACCAGCCAGGAGCAGTCCACCCTGACCAACGGGCAAGATACCCAGACGGCCCAGTCCACCCTGCAGTCGGTTACCGTTGGCGAGCCCGCGGCCGTTATCAAGACGGGCGTGGTGTCGGTGATGAACGGCGCCAGTGCTGACAGATCCGTTACCTACACGCCCCAGGCAACGGGAGAGGGAACAGACACCGACCCCACCACCACCTTCAACGTGGCGGGATCGGGTGGCGGCGCCTATACATCGGTTCCCGCCGATGGCGTGAGCGGCCTTGGCGCGGTCAATGACCTCAATGCCACGGGGGCCGAGGGTGGCGATACCGTACGCATCGCCTCCACGGTGGAAAATACCGGCTCGGCCGGCATGTATGACCTGACGGTATCGGGCACCCTGCCTACCGGGTTCTCTACGGCGGATGTGAAGAATTTCCAGATCACGCGCCCCGATGGCACGGTGGTCTATTCTTCGGCGGCCGATGCCGCGACCGCCGCCAGCAGCTATTTCACCACCGGCGGGCTGACCATACCGGCCACATCGGCCACCGACCCGGTTCTGGCCAGGGGGCAGGACCTGACGATTACCTATGACCTGGCCCTGCCCACCGGCCAGAACCTGGGCGACACCCTGGTGGCCAGTGCAACGGTGGTGAACTTTGGCAACAGCGCCGGCGCAGTGGCGCAGGGCGACGGGTTCGTGACCAATCACGTGCCCATCGGCGGGCAGGCCTCCGACCTGACCGACCCGGCAAGCATCACCCTGCAGGCGCCCACCATCAGCAAGACCATCGGCCCATCCAACCTGCCGGAAAATGATGGTGTGGATACAGCCACCTCCAGCGGCACCATTGTCAGTGGTGAAACGCGGACCACCACCATTGCCGTAACCGTGCCCGAAGGCACGCTGAGCAATGGCGAGGGTGATGTGACGGTGGTGGAAACCCTGCCCGCGGGCATGGACTATGCCGGGGGCTTTACCGCCACCCTGACGGGCGTGAGCGCCTCAGGCGTCGATTCCAGCGGCCATCTGCCCGCGCCCACGGCGGTCAGGAACGCCGATGGCACCACCACCCTGACCTTTGACCTGGGCAAGACGGTCACCAATTCCAGTTCTGCCCCCGGCACCATAACGCTGGCCTATAACGGCTATTATGGTGAGAACAATGCACCGGCCAATGCCGCCACGATCACGTCATCGGCGGTGCTGAACTATAGCGTGCATGATGATACGGCCACCGTTGACGGGCCGGATAACACGAGCACCGTGGCCGAGCAGGCCGGCCCTGCCGACGTGACCGTAACCGAGCGCAAGCCCTCCCTCACCGAAACCATTACCGATGATACGAATGGCCAGGCGCTGTACAGCGGCCAGCAGGTCACTTATACCCTGAAGCTGAGCAACAACGGTGATGTCACGGCCTATGACATCGATCATGCCATTACGCTGCCGTCGGACCTGACGGGCGTTACCATCACGGGCGGGGGGCAGACCATCACCGTGGCCGCTGGCCAGACATCCGTCGCCCTGTCGCAGCTTGCCGCTCTCGCCCCCACGGATGCACCGGTCACCTACACCATTACCGGCACGGTGGCCTCCGACCTGCCGGCCGGCACGAAGCTTGCGGTAACGGATGACTATACCTGGCATTCGGCGCCCAAGAGCAACGAATTCATGCCGCCATCGGGCAGTTCGTCCGGATCGGGGGGTGCGCCGGTGACACCGCAGGACGTGCCTGAAGCGTTCAAGGGCACGGTCAGCGATGCGCCCGCGGTTGGCAATTTCACGTCCGTGCTCGACATCGTGGGGGAGAGCAACGCCACCACCAGCGGCATTTCCCCCACAACACCCGTTACTGCGGCCGATACCGTGCCCGGCGACCGGATCACCCTGCAGGGCGAGGTCTCGATCCCCGAAGGGCAGAACCAGGCCGTGACGCTGACCCTCACGGTGCCGGACAACGTGCAGCTTGACCCCACATCGCTGCGCCTGCTGCTGGCCAGCCCGAACGGGGAGATCACCTCGACCAGCCCTGGCAGTGCCGAGCAGTACACCGAGGGGACGACACCGGCCCTGACCATGTACGATGGCGGCAAGACCTTCGCGCTTACGGCTGCGGCGGAGGCCGCGCTTAACGGTACCGGTGCGGCCATAACCGGCGTGACAACGGATTCCTCCGGCCAGACCGTGCTCACCATCAATCTCGGCACCGTCACCAACAATGATACATCGCCCGTTCCCAACTATGCCATCATCCAGGTGGCGGGCACGGTGCTCAATACCACGGCCAACAAGGATGGTAATGCCGCCTTCAGCGAGAGCCTGACGGCCAGTACGTCACCAACCTCCACATCGACACCCATATCCACGTCCCCATCCACCGTAAGCGAAACGGTCAGGGAACCCGCGGTTACGCTGGGCAAGGCTGTCACCGCGATCAACTACACCGATGATACCGTCACCTTTACCGATACCCTGACCAATACAGGCGATGCCACGGCCTATGATGTCGCCCTCAATGACCCGCTGGTGGCGAAGCAGGAAACCGTTGATGGCGCTGTTGCGGCCACGGGTGCTGGCACGGTGGATACCAGGATCAATGCCAGCGGCAGCGTGGCGGGCGCGGATGCGGACGGCGTGACCACCAGTGGCCTGACGCTGGCCGCCGGTGCCAGCGAGACCGTGACCTATACGGTCAAGCTGTCCGACCTGACGGCCGGGCTAGCGCAGACCACGACCAGTGTGACGTGGGAATCGCTGGCCGGTGCCCAGCCTGCCACTGCGGGCGGAACGGAACAGAGCCGCGATGGCTCGGCCGGGCAGAACGGCACAACGGGCACCAACCCAGCCGATACCTATGAACGCTCGGTCACGATGGGGCTGGGTACCCTGTCAGGCCAGATCTGGCAGGCACTGGGCAACACGCCCGGTATCTATGACAGCGCCATCGATACCCCACTGAAGGGCGTAGACGTTATGGTTACCGCGCGCGGGCAGGACGGCACCTATGCCACCGGCCTTGTGCAGACCGGCATCCAGACCGATGACAAAGGCGACTATGTGGCGCTGGTGCCCGTTTATGGCACGCCTGCATCATCCCTATCCATGGCGGAAATTGACGTGCCCACCACGGGGGGAACGTCTGGCGTGCCCGCCGGCGAGACGGAGGTCTACAACCATGATGGCGGGGTAACGTCTGCCACAACCGTTGTCAGCCCCGATGCGGATTCAACCAGTGGCATAAGTGCCACCCATGCCGACCTGGCCTATGAACTGCCCGATACCGCGCCCACCATTGCAGGCTGGCAGGACACCACGCCCCATGCCACCACCGCTGGCACCGCCACGGCACTCGGCGATGGCGGCGTAACGGTGGATGATCACGAACTCGATACGCTGACCACACAGGAAAGCGGCACCTACACCTATGCCGGTACCATGCTGACGGTGCAGCGTTATGTTGATGGCAAGGCCGCCCCTTCGGCCACGGACAGCTTTGGCGCGGCGGGCACCGACGTGAGCATGGTGGGCGGACAGGTGAGCGTGAGCGGCATCGCAATCGGTACCTATACCGAAACGGGTGGCGTGCTGCAGTTCACGTTCAATGCAAACGCCACCAGGACCAACATCGCAACACTGGCGCAGGACCTGACCTATACCTACACGCCCACCGCGAGTGATCCGGCAACACAGCTTGACGTCACGCTGGGGGCCACGTTCTCCGATGGCAATACCAACCTTGCGGGCCAGCAGGCCACTACTGGCGCGCAGGGTACGGGGGGCGTGCAGACCAGCGCGCCCATGTTCACGCAGGTAAGTGTTGGCGGCGCCACCTTTGCCACCACCTTTACCGAACCCAATGATGCCCCCGCCACGACGGCCGAGATCAGTCTGGGTTCCCATATCTCGGTAGAGGATGCATCGGGCACGGGTACGGGATCGATCCGGCAGGTGGTGGTACAGATCGGTTCCGCCACGGCAGAGGACGTGCTGGCCGCCACCACGGCGGGCGGCATTACCGCGAGCCGCGACAGCGCAACCGGCACCCTGACCTTGACCGCGGGCGCCACCACCACGCTCAGGGACTGGCAGGGTACGCTGGCCAGCCTGACATATTACGACAGTTCCGATACGCCCGTCGCGGGTTCGCGCAATGTGAGCATATCGGTCTATGAAAACGGGACGAGTGCGCCCATCGTCACCAACGGCACGATTACGGTCACCGCCGTCAATGACTCCCCGGTCCTTGATCCCTCGGTCCCGGTTGCCCTGAATGATGCGCAGGAGGATTCAGCCCCGCCACAGGGCGCTGTGGGTACGGCGGTTTCCCGGCTTGTGGGCTATGCAGGGGCAACGGGGGGCGCGGGCAACGTGACTGACCCCGATGGCGCGGGCCTGACGGGCCAAGGTGTGGCGGGTGCGACAGCGCAGCCCGGCATCGCCATTACCAGTGCCGACGCCACACACGGCACATGGTGGTACAGCACCGATAATGGCAGCACATGGACCGAATTTGCCGGTAGTGGCGTGAGCAACGGAGTAGGCGCTGGCAATGTCCTCCACCTGATCGATAACGGGCAGGCACGGGTCTACTTCCAGTCCACAGACCCGAACTGGAACGGTAAGGTCAATGATGCCCTGACCTTCCGCGCGTGGGACCAGTTTGATGGTGCGGCCAATGGCAGCATTTCCGCGCTGCCCGCCGTGGCGGGGCTGGGCACGGGCATCAACACGCCGGGTTCCGCCTATTCATCGGCCACAGATAGCGTTGCGCTGATGGATGACAACGTGAATGACGCCCCGAATGTGGTGGCCGATAACAGCAACCCGGATGCGGCACCGGTAACGGGGGACCAGCCCGCTTCGTGGCAGGTTACGGAAGATACGCCGCAGTCGGCTACGGTGCAGGGGCTGTTCGGCGGTTATTTCTCGGACCGGACCGACCAGCAGGAGAATGCCACCAATCCCGATGGCTCCACCGCCAACACCATGGCCGGCGTGGCCGTTGTGGGCTACACGCCCACGGCGGCAGGTACCTGGTCATATTCGACCGATGGCGGCAGGACATGGACGCCGCTTTCGGCTTCCGTCTCGACCACGGATGCGCTTGTGCTTTCCAGGGACGCGCAGCTGCAGTTTACGCCCGCGGCCAACTATAACGGCCAGCCCGCCAGTGGTGATGACCTCAAGGTCGTGCTGATTGACAATTCGGGCGCCTCATCGGGCAGCCCGGTCCTTGTGGGGGCGAACGGGCAGGCCCTGACCACGGCGGATGGCACGCCGCTGACCGGTGCGGCGCTGGATTCCGGCACGATGGCCGTCGCGGGCGCCGATGTCTCGATGCGTGGCGGGCAGACAGCACTCAGCGTCGGCACGGTTGACCTGTCCACGGCGGTCACGCCGGTCAATGACCCGCCAGCCATGGCGGCTGGCCCCTATACGCTGCCGGACGTGACATCCAACGGTGCCGACGGCGCCAATACGGGCGCCACGGTTGCGGGCCTGTACTCCGATGCCGTGCAGGACGGGTCCGACGCCCAGCAGGGCACGGCCGACCCCACCGGTTCCACCGCCGACCATCTGGGCGGCGTGGCCATTACCGGCAATACGGCCAACCCCGCAACCGAAGGTACGTGGCAGTATTCGACCGATGGCGGCAGGACATGGACAGCCGTGCCCGCCGACGTGTCGGGCAGCAATGCCCTGGTGCTGGGCGATCAGGCTAAATTGCGCTTTGATCCCGTGCCGAACTTTACCGGCACACCGGGCAGCCTGACCACGAAGGTTGTCGAGACCTCGACCGACGTGCCGATAACCGGCACCAGCAACGGTATCGCCACCAGTGTGACCGGGCAGGCGCTTGATGGGACTGCCACGGCCCTGACGGGCGTGAACATAACCCAGATGCAGCATGACCACTCCAACGGGTCTGTCAGCACCAACAGCCAGCCGCTGACTGTCACGGTTACACCGGACAGCCATGTGGCGGTTGCCATTCCGCCGGGGCTGGAAGACCAGACCGGCACGAAGGAGACGGTCTCGCAACTGTTTACCTCGACGGACCCGAATGGGTTGGGCGGTGTTGCCATTACCGGTGATGCAACCCCGCCCAATGAGGGTACATGGATGTATTCCGTGGCCGGTGGCGCGGCGCAGGCACTTCCAGGCGGTCTTTCCGCCACCAATGCGCTGGTGCTGCCCAAGGATGCGCAGGTATGGTTCCAGCCCGCGCCGAACTTCAACGGTGACCCGTCGAACATCGCGCTGACGGCAACGGTGATCGATAACACGGCCGCTACCGCCTTTACCGGTGCGGATGGCAAGGCTGTGGCGGGTAATGCCATAACCGGTGCTGCAACAGGGGTTGATGTCAGCCAGACCGGCGGCGGCACCGCGCTGGATACGACATCCGTGCGGGTGACGACGGGTGTCATACCGGTCAATGACGCACCGGTGGCAAGCGGTAGCGCGACCCTGCCATCCGAATACACCAGCAGGCAGGACGTGAAGGGCGATAGCGTTGCCAGTCTGTTCGGGCCGACCTTTTCGGATCAGACCGATCAGCAGCGCAGCGCCTCCAACCCCGATGGTTCTGTGGCCGACCATCTTCAGGGTATTGCCATTGTGGGCAATACAGCCAACCCGACCACCCAGGGCACATGGCAGTATTCAACCGATGGTGGCAGGACCTGGCAGGATGTAGGCACGTCCGTTTCCGCCACGGCGGCCCTGGTGCTGCCTGCCGGCGCGGAACTGCATTTTGCCGCTGTGACCGGCTTTACCGGCATGCCCGGTGGGCTGTCTGCCGCATTGGTGGAAACCGGCAGCACGCTGGCGGCGGGTAATGCGGCACATGTGGTTGATGTCTCGGCATTGATGGCGGATGAGACCAGCCACGTCTCGCAGTCCCCCGTGATGCTGAATACGAACGTGACGCAGCAGGAGGGTAATCCCGCCCTTTCCGGTTCGACCCTGAACAATGATCTCAGTTCATCCAACCTGCTCAAGACATCGGTGGAGGATGCGTTCGAGAATGAGTTCCAGCGGGGTTTTGGCGTCGCGCACCAGACATGGATACGCGGCACGTCGCTTTATCGCTTTGTGACGACCAATCAGCACTATGATGTTGATGTGCCCGCCGGTGCCTTCATCAGTTCGGATGGAACGGACCTCAACCTGACCATTACGGCACGCCAGGCCGGTGGCGCGCCGCTGCCTGACTGGGTCTCGTTCGATGCGGATCGCCGTTGCTTTTCCATGACCGCGCCGGATGACGCCACCGGTTCCATCGACCTGACCCTTGTCGGTCGTGATGAATATGGTCATGAGGCGGAAGTCGATGTGCATGTGGTGATCGGGCACGAACATCCCGCGTGGCAGATGGCTGATGACCCGTCCGTTCCTCGGGCAGTGGAGCAGGCGATGCAGGTGGTGGAGCAGGACATGAACTGGCTTGCCTTCAATCCCGACTTCCATCGTGGCAGCCACCACGCGGCCGAGCCTGCTCCCGGCAAAAAGGGACTGCGTGCGCAGATGCGCCAGATTGGCCAGAGAGCGGCGCATGCGCGCAGCCGTGATCTGATCAATCACTGA